A genomic window from Candidatus Methylacidiphilales bacterium includes:
- a CDS encoding LutB/LldF family L-lactate oxidation iron-sulfur protein, with protein sequence MSTFASQFLQDAGRATDNSDQRRFIRTALGNYEIARDRHKGSFQDWQGARQLAAGIKWEAVNHLDKYLEQFVLKLESRGTKVHWASTGLQARETILQIVRKKKAHSIIKSKAMTSEEIHLNDALEKEGLQVVESDLGEFIVQLRHETPYHIVFPCMHLRRGEISALFQRELGSAPTNDPEELTMIARRVLRKKYITADVGITGANFAIADAGMVSITENEGNARLTAALPKTLITLIGIEKILPRLEDLALFLPMLATMGAGQQLTCYNTLYAGPRQPGESDGPEEWHVVLLDNHRTQLLADTEQRDALHCIRCGACLNVCPIFRNVGGHAYGTTYSGPIGSVITPHLRGLQDWKHLSNASSLCGACTETCPVKIDLHHHLLQNRRNAAQEKPAFLERFAYQIFSLLVTKPALWSLAKKMGRAMQPLHKIIQGTPLDPAKSWTQSRELPRLAPESFKDWWRKRR encoded by the coding sequence ATGAGCACGTTTGCCTCACAATTTTTGCAGGACGCCGGGCGCGCCACGGACAATTCAGACCAGCGCCGATTCATCCGCACAGCGTTGGGTAATTACGAAATCGCCCGCGACAGGCACAAGGGATCGTTCCAGGACTGGCAGGGCGCGCGGCAGCTTGCCGCCGGGATAAAATGGGAGGCTGTCAACCATCTCGACAAATATCTCGAGCAGTTTGTTTTAAAATTGGAATCGCGCGGGACCAAAGTCCATTGGGCGAGCACCGGTCTGCAGGCCAGGGAAACGATCCTGCAGATTGTGCGAAAAAAAAAGGCTCACTCCATCATCAAATCCAAGGCAATGACCTCGGAGGAAATCCATTTGAACGACGCGCTTGAAAAGGAAGGCTTGCAGGTGGTCGAAAGCGACCTCGGCGAGTTCATCGTCCAGTTGCGCCATGAAACCCCGTATCACATCGTGTTTCCATGCATGCACCTGAGACGCGGCGAAATCAGCGCGCTATTCCAGCGCGAACTCGGCAGCGCGCCGACAAACGATCCCGAGGAGCTTACGATGATCGCGCGCCGGGTGCTGCGGAAAAAATATATAACCGCGGACGTCGGCATCACCGGCGCAAATTTCGCCATTGCCGATGCCGGCATGGTTTCAATCACCGAAAATGAAGGCAATGCCCGCCTAACCGCCGCGCTGCCCAAAACCCTCATCACTCTCATCGGCATCGAAAAAATCCTGCCGCGCCTTGAGGATCTGGCACTTTTCCTGCCCATGCTCGCAACAATGGGGGCAGGACAGCAACTGACTTGTTATAACACCCTCTATGCCGGACCCCGGCAACCCGGCGAGAGCGACGGGCCGGAAGAATGGCATGTTGTGCTGCTCGACAATCATCGCACACAGCTCCTCGCCGATACCGAGCAGCGCGACGCCCTGCATTGCATCCGTTGCGGCGCATGCCTGAATGTCTGCCCGATTTTCCGGAATGTCGGCGGCCATGCGTACGGCACAACGTACAGCGGCCCCATCGGCTCGGTCATCACGCCGCACCTGCGAGGCCTGCAGGATTGGAAACATCTTTCCAACGCCTCCTCGCTTTGCGGCGCCTGCACCGAGACATGCCCCGTGAAAATCGATCTGCATCACCACCTTCTGCAGAACCGCCGCAACGCCGCGCAGGAAAAGCCCGCTTTCCTCGAACGGTTCGCCTATCAAATTTTCAGTTTGCTTGTGACAAAGCCCGCACTTTGGTCCCTGGCAAAAAAAATGGGCCGTGCCATGCAGCCGTTGCATAAAATAATCCAGGGCACCCCGCTCGATCCCGCAAAATCCTGGACCCAGTCGCGCGAATTGCCCCGGCTTGCCCCGGAATCATTCAAAGACTGGTGGAGGAAGCGGAGATGA
- a CDS encoding lactate utilization protein: MSEREKILGRIREVLKAQAPPPGEALSEPDSIRSRQCLPKVGEPFDEQIVLFAQKLAELKADFQIFNSDTEMKQALVSLRDTAGWKRMARHSGPLTDVLCPVLGIPCLLTDQPYDVHDLEAADAGISECDALVAQTGSVLVTNRSAGGRALSVLPPHHVVLARREQLVADLPAAFELLKQKYGEDFPSMISFISGPSRTGDIERILVLGAHGPKKLTIFVLNTNH; the protein is encoded by the coding sequence ATGAGCGAACGCGAAAAAATTTTGGGCCGCATCCGTGAGGTATTGAAAGCACAGGCTCCCCCGCCCGGCGAGGCGCTGTCGGAGCCAGACTCGATACGCTCACGGCAATGCCTGCCAAAAGTCGGTGAACCCTTCGACGAACAAATCGTCCTGTTCGCGCAAAAACTCGCCGAGTTGAAGGCGGATTTTCAAATCTTCAATTCCGACACTGAAATGAAGCAGGCGCTTGTGTCATTGCGGGATACCGCAGGCTGGAAGCGCATGGCGCGCCATTCCGGCCCGTTGACGGATGTCCTCTGTCCGGTGTTGGGCATTCCCTGCCTGCTCACAGACCAACCCTACGATGTGCATGACCTTGAGGCAGCCGACGCGGGAATCAGCGAATGCGACGCGCTTGTCGCACAAACCGGGTCTGTGCTGGTGACAAATCGCAGCGCGGGCGGACGGGCGCTTTCCGTGCTGCCGCCGCATCATGTCGTGCTCGCGCGGCGCGAACAACTTGTCGCCGATTTGCCGGCGGCGTTTGAATTGTTGAAGCAAAAATACGGGGAAGACTTTCCGAGCATGATTTCATTCATCAGCGGGCCAAGCCGCACAGGCGACATCGAACGCATTCTGGTGCTCGGCGCCCACGGCCCGAAAAAGCTGACGATTTTCGTTCTTAACACCAACCATTAA